A stretch of the Lachnospiraceae bacterium genome encodes the following:
- a CDS encoding ABC transporter ATP-binding protein, translated as MARNKYNVDETLETEFNFKHLMRSFQYIKRYKKLFFGAFFFSMVSILCGLLMPLFTANAIDEMIPNRDIRSLIIAGLSLVVIVVVQALCNRFRSRCSALAGQAIIRDIRRDLFTHLQELPFDYFDSRPHGKILVRVINYVNSVSDFLTNGIVNVILQVISLILIAIFMLSLNVKLALVVFAGLPVFCVYIFSIKRKQRRAWQLQANKHSNFTAYLAESINGERVTQSFAREEVNYGINEELATDARKAYLRAVTINHSIWPITMVISKAIFYLIYIIGVIYLRDAIAVGMLVAMTSYANRFWGPIQQLSNYYNQMVNTVSYLERIFQLMDEPITVTDPEGAVPLPQIQGGVDFDHVIFEYEKDRPILKDVSFQVAPGESIALVGPTGAGKSTIINLISRFYNIKSGAVKIDGTDIAGATLRSIRSQMGIMLQDTFIFSGTIIENIRYGRLDATDEECIAAAKQVFADDFISKMPQGYYTVINERGDMLSAGQRQLLSFARTLLSDPKILILDEATSSIDTNTELLVQEGIKQLLKNRTSFVVAHRLSTIKDCDRIMYINDGVIAESGSHNELMEKEGLYYHLYTSQLSND; from the coding sequence ATGGCACGCAACAAATATAATGTTGACGAAACGCTGGAAACTGAGTTTAATTTTAAGCACCTCATGAGAAGCTTCCAGTACATCAAGCGCTATAAAAAGCTTTTCTTCGGTGCCTTCTTCTTTAGCATGGTATCCATTCTCTGCGGACTCTTGATGCCGCTTTTTACCGCGAATGCCATCGATGAGATGATCCCTAACCGGGATATCCGCAGCCTGATCATCGCCGGTCTTTCTCTGGTTGTCATCGTTGTTGTTCAGGCGCTTTGCAACCGCTTCCGCTCCCGGTGCTCTGCACTGGCCGGACAGGCCATCATCCGCGATATTCGTCGCGATTTGTTTACTCATCTGCAGGAGCTGCCGTTTGACTACTTTGACAGCCGCCCCCATGGCAAAATCCTGGTGCGTGTGATTAACTATGTAAACTCCGTATCTGACTTTCTGACCAACGGGATTGTCAACGTCATCCTGCAGGTCATCAGCCTGATTCTGATTGCCATCTTTATGCTGTCGCTGAATGTAAAGCTGGCGCTGGTCGTGTTTGCCGGCCTGCCGGTATTCTGCGTGTATATCTTTAGTATCAAGCGTAAGCAGCGCCGTGCATGGCAGCTGCAGGCCAATAAGCATAGTAACTTCACTGCCTACTTGGCAGAAAGCATCAACGGCGAGCGCGTTACGCAGAGCTTCGCCAGAGAAGAGGTCAACTATGGGATCAATGAGGAGCTGGCAACAGATGCCCGCAAAGCGTATCTGCGAGCGGTTACGATCAACCACAGCATTTGGCCGATCACGATGGTTATTTCTAAAGCAATTTTCTATTTAATCTATATCATTGGCGTTATCTATCTGCGCGATGCAATTGCCGTGGGTATGCTGGTGGCTATGACCAGCTATGCAAACCGTTTCTGGGGCCCCATCCAGCAGCTTTCTAACTATTACAATCAGATGGTGAATACTGTTTCTTATTTGGAGCGTATCTTCCAGCTGATGGATGAGCCGATTACGGTAACCGATCCGGAGGGCGCGGTGCCGCTGCCGCAGATCCAGGGCGGCGTTGATTTTGACCATGTCATCTTTGAATATGAGAAGGACCGTCCGATTCTAAAGGATGTCAGCTTTCAGGTGGCTCCCGGTGAGAGCATTGCTCTGGTTGGTCCTACCGGCGCCGGCAAGTCCACCATTATCAACCTGATTTCCCGGTTCTATAACATCAAGAGCGGCGCAGTTAAAATCGACGGCACCGATATCGCCGGCGCTACGCTGCGTTCTATCCGCAGTCAGATGGGCATCATGCTGCAGGATACCTTTATCTTCTCCGGTACGATCATCGAAAACATCCGCTATGGCCGTCTTGATGCTACGGATGAGGAATGTATCGCCGCCGCTAAGCAGGTATTTGCCGATGATTTCATCTCTAAGATGCCACAAGGCTACTACACCGTCATCAATGAACGAGGCGATATGCTTTCGGCTGGTCAGCGTCAGCTGCTTTCCTTTGCGCGCACGCTGCTGAGCGATCCTAAGATCCTCATTCTGGATGAAGCGACCTCCTCCATCGACACCAACACCGAGCTGTTGGTGCAGGAAGGCATTAAGCAGCTGCTAAAAAACCGTACCTCTTTCGTAGTTGCGCACCGCTTGTCCACGATTAAAGACTGTGACCGCATCATGTACATCAATGATGGCGTGATCGCCGAATCCGGCAGCCATAATGAGCTCATGGAAAAAGAGGGGCTTTATTATCACCTCTACACCTCACAGCTTAGCAACGATTAA
- a CDS encoding ABC transporter ATP-binding protein: MNQIKWAFSFLGKSKYKLFTAWALALLFNLLTVVDPTIVSKIVDDILYPMFEDASITTETVMGQLLPLALLAFGLIVLRSTLRFIANIFREQASQRATFEIRRALYKKLGEQSRSFFMSNRSGDLINKCTGDVEAINHFVCWVAFSIFESFVMLIVVLIVFFSISWKFTLIELCLAPVALLTAIKLGKTVRPIFGAARQQLSKLNTVVQENISGNRVVRAFCREKFEIEKFDTENEKYYDMNLTANKAWVTYSPIMETVGNIMNACAIIIGALLVITGDISVGNLVIFTSLSWMLNEPMQQLGFLINDTQRFLVSCERVHELYDSTPEILSPDQPVSAQNIRGDIDLEHVSLTFDGNTVLKDINMHIPAGSVVGIMGPTGSGKSSVLNLITRFVDPNKGHVKLDGVDVSRYNLQDLRRSIGIALQDVFLFSDTVESNIAYGVPDAPNEVVYRSAEDADADSFVTRLPDGYDTIVGERGMGLSGGQKQRLALARALAMESPVLILDDTTSAVDLETEQYIQQRLAQRPVKATTLIVAQRISSVKNADIIFIIEDGKITEQGTHKELLEKQGYYYNIYRIQQGYATAADLSLGGEA; this comes from the coding sequence ATGAATCAAATCAAGTGGGCTTTTTCCTTTTTAGGGAAATCAAAGTACAAGCTCTTCACGGCTTGGGCGCTTGCACTACTGTTTAATTTATTAACAGTTGTAGACCCCACCATTGTCAGCAAGATCGTGGATGATATCCTCTATCCTATGTTTGAGGACGCCTCTATCACCACCGAAACCGTCATGGGACAGCTTCTGCCTCTGGCGCTTCTGGCCTTTGGACTCATCGTGCTGCGCTCCACGCTTCGCTTTATTGCGAATATCTTTCGTGAACAGGCTTCACAGCGTGCTACCTTTGAAATTCGCCGCGCTCTCTACAAAAAGCTTGGCGAGCAAAGCCGCAGCTTTTTCATGTCGAACCGCTCCGGCGATCTGATCAACAAATGCACCGGTGACGTAGAAGCCATCAACCACTTTGTTTGCTGGGTCGCTTTTTCTATCTTTGAAAGCTTCGTCATGCTGATTGTTGTGCTCATCGTGTTCTTTTCCATCAGCTGGAAGTTCACCTTAATCGAGCTTTGTCTGGCGCCTGTTGCGCTCCTGACAGCCATTAAGCTTGGCAAAACCGTACGTCCGATTTTTGGCGCCGCGCGCCAGCAGCTTTCTAAGCTGAACACGGTAGTCCAGGAAAACATCAGCGGTAACCGCGTGGTACGCGCATTCTGCCGCGAAAAATTCGAGATCGAAAAATTTGATACCGAAAATGAAAAGTATTATGATATGAACCTGACCGCCAACAAGGCATGGGTCACCTATTCGCCCATCATGGAGACCGTCGGCAATATCATGAATGCCTGCGCCATCATTATCGGCGCGCTCCTCGTCATCACGGGTGACATTTCCGTGGGTAATCTGGTCATTTTCACTTCTCTTTCATGGATGCTCAACGAGCCCATGCAGCAGCTGGGCTTTTTAATCAACGATACACAGCGCTTTTTAGTCAGCTGTGAACGTGTGCATGAGCTTTATGATTCTACCCCTGAGATTCTCAGCCCCGATCAGCCTGTTTCCGCGCAGAACATCCGCGGCGACATTGATCTGGAGCATGTTTCTCTCACCTTCGACGGCAACACTGTGCTGAAGGATATCAACATGCACATTCCCGCCGGCTCTGTGGTTGGCATCATGGGCCCCACCGGCTCCGGCAAATCCTCTGTGCTCAACCTGATCACGCGTTTTGTCGACCCCAATAAGGGACATGTCAAGCTTGACGGCGTCGATGTGAGCCGCTACAATCTGCAGGATCTGCGCCGCAGCATCGGCATTGCCCTGCAGGATGTATTTCTATTCTCCGATACCGTAGAGTCCAACATCGCTTACGGCGTGCCCGACGCCCCCAATGAGGTCGTGTACCGCTCCGCTGAGGATGCCGACGCCGACAGCTTCGTGACCCGCCTGCCTGATGGCTATGACACCATCGTCGGCGAGCGCGGCATGGGTCTTTCCGGCGGCCAAAAGCAGCGCCTTGCACTGGCACGTGCGCTGGCCATGGAATCCCCCGTACTGATTCTCGATGACACCACCTCTGCTGTTGACCTTGAAACTGAGCAGTACATACAGCAGCGCTTAGCGCAAAGACCGGTCAAGGCTACCACCTTGATCGTTGCGCAGCGTATCTCGTCTGTAAAAAATGCTGACATCATTTTCATCATCGAAGACGGCAAGATCACCGAGCAGGGAACGCATAAGGAGCTTCTTGAAAAACAGGGCTATTACTACAATATTTACCGCATTCAGCAGGGCTATGCAACCGCCGCTGATTTAAGCTTAGGAGGTGAGGCATAA
- a CDS encoding Gfo/Idh/MocA family oxidoreductase, whose translation MRSINVGIIGLGGRGESLLKGVILHMDQVRVVGVCDLYEDRTQIGFEAVKEVQHEEPVKSQDYHDILKIEGLDAVVVSTSWETHIPIAIDAMKAGVRPGVEVGAAYSLDQLWQLVRVSEETGVPCMLLENCCYGREELMIKGMIEKGVFGSIVHCEGGYRHDLRDEVSYGRENRHYRNANYKHRNTENYPTHELGPIAQMLGIHHGNRMVKLTSTASCARGLNAYLAKEKGAEYDLTAYPFAQGDVVTTVITCAHGETIVLTLDTTLPRFYSRGLLVQGTKGMYMEDNQSIFIDGVHNEDDFYWDRQWGNAKKYRDEYEHPIWQQYLKEGVRGGHGGMDYLVLKAFFESVAEQTESPINVYDMAAWMSIGVLAEESIAKGGAPVAIPDFTNGRWLMVR comes from the coding sequence ATGCGGTCGATTAATGTTGGAATCATTGGTTTGGGAGGACGAGGAGAAAGTCTGTTAAAGGGCGTGATTCTGCATATGGATCAGGTACGGGTAGTAGGCGTATGCGATTTGTATGAGGACAGAACGCAGATCGGCTTTGAGGCGGTAAAGGAAGTGCAGCATGAGGAGCCGGTAAAGAGTCAGGATTACCATGATATACTTAAAATAGAAGGACTGGACGCCGTTGTGGTCAGTACCTCCTGGGAGACCCATATTCCGATTGCGATTGATGCAATGAAGGCGGGGGTGCGTCCCGGTGTCGAGGTGGGCGCGGCATATTCTTTGGATCAGCTGTGGCAATTGGTCAGAGTATCGGAAGAGACCGGCGTGCCCTGCATGCTGTTAGAAAACTGCTGCTATGGACGCGAAGAGCTGATGATTAAGGGCATGATTGAAAAGGGCGTCTTTGGTTCTATTGTTCATTGCGAGGGCGGCTATCGCCATGACCTGCGGGATGAAGTAAGCTATGGAAGAGAGAACCGTCATTATCGCAATGCGAACTATAAGCACCGCAATACAGAGAACTATCCCACACATGAACTGGGGCCGATCGCGCAGATGCTGGGAATCCACCATGGCAACCGGATGGTCAAGCTCACCAGCACGGCTTCCTGCGCCAGAGGATTGAATGCATATTTAGCTAAAGAAAAGGGTGCAGAATATGATCTGACAGCATATCCCTTTGCACAGGGGGATGTGGTGACAACGGTGATCACCTGTGCGCATGGCGAAACGATTGTGCTGACGCTCGATACCACGCTGCCCCGTTTTTATTCGCGTGGACTACTGGTACAGGGAACGAAGGGCATGTATATGGAGGATAACCAGTCAATTTTTATTGACGGCGTACATAATGAGGATGACTTTTATTGGGATCGTCAATGGGGCAATGCCAAAAAATACAGGGATGAATATGAGCATCCGATCTGGCAGCAGTATCTAAAAGAAGGTGTGCGCGGCGGACATGGCGGTATGGACTATCTGGTATTAAAAGCATTTTTTGAGAGCGTTGCAGAGCAGACGGAGTCGCCGATTAACGTATATGACATGGCAGCATGGATGAGTATTGGCGTGCTGGCAGAAGAGTCGATTGCCAAAGGCGGCGCGCCGGTGGCGATTCCCGATTTTACGAATGGACGTTGGTTAATGGTTCGCTGA
- a CDS encoding phosphoglucomutase/phosphomannomutase family protein — protein MIRFGTGGWRAVIGDDFIKENVYKVGQAVYEYLKRHDQLDKPVVIGYDRRFLSRQAASWLAEVLAGNGVSILAMKRSAPTPLTMHIVKTRGLHAGLEVTASHNPPEYNGIKFFTDEGRDASLEVTQELEEILDSLTPEEIHVLPLEQAVQQGQIEYLKNPFNPFMDDILRQMDTEAIRERGLRILLNPMHGAGVYPLMVIFYTTRCTVDLINGGLDAYFGGHMPAPEESTLKDLIQKVVDEKYDLGIAVDGDGDRLGIIDSNGRYISANEILVMLYYYLHEYKGWKGPVVRNLATTHMLDAVAASFGEECYEVPVGFKYISAKIDEVEAVLGGESSGGLTVRGHIHGKDSIYAASLFVEMIAVTGKSPSQFMDELVEKYGRYEMVEANLRFAAEKKDAIYEQLMVKRQLPDFGRPIQRTSYEDGCKVYFADRSFIICRFSGTEPLLRIFAESNRKDTAADYIERFKKLLGL, from the coding sequence ATGATTCGATTTGGAACGGGCGGATGGCGCGCCGTGATAGGCGATGATTTTATTAAAGAAAATGTTTATAAAGTAGGGCAGGCCGTATATGAATATTTAAAGAGGCATGATCAGCTGGATAAGCCCGTAGTCATTGGTTATGACCGGCGGTTTCTGTCCAGACAGGCTGCTTCCTGGCTGGCGGAGGTACTTGCAGGAAATGGCGTTTCGATTTTAGCAATGAAGCGGAGCGCGCCAACGCCGCTGACAATGCATATCGTTAAAACGCGCGGACTTCATGCAGGGCTGGAGGTCACGGCAAGTCATAATCCCCCGGAGTATAACGGCATTAAATTCTTTACCGATGAGGGCCGCGATGCTTCGCTGGAGGTCACGCAGGAGCTGGAGGAGATTCTGGATAGTCTGACGCCGGAGGAGATTCATGTTTTGCCATTGGAGCAGGCAGTACAGCAGGGGCAGATCGAATATCTGAAGAATCCTTTTAATCCTTTTATGGATGATATTTTAAGGCAGATGGATACAGAGGCGATCCGCGAACGCGGGCTTCGTATTTTGCTTAATCCTATGCATGGCGCCGGTGTGTATCCGCTGATGGTTATTTTCTATACGACCCGCTGTACGGTAGATCTGATCAATGGAGGGCTCGACGCCTATTTTGGCGGGCATATGCCCGCACCGGAGGAATCTACGCTGAAGGATCTGATCCAGAAGGTGGTGGATGAGAAATATGATCTGGGCATTGCCGTAGACGGCGATGGCGACCGGCTGGGCATTATCGACAGCAATGGCCGTTATATCAGTGCAAATGAAATTCTGGTGATGTTGTATTATTATCTGCATGAATATAAGGGATGGAAGGGGCCGGTGGTGCGCAATCTGGCGACGACACATATGCTGGATGCGGTGGCGGCTTCCTTTGGAGAAGAGTGCTATGAGGTGCCGGTTGGATTTAAGTATATTTCGGCTAAAATTGATGAGGTAGAGGCCGTGCTTGGCGGTGAGTCGTCGGGAGGACTGACGGTGCGCGGGCACATTCATGGAAAGGACTCGATCTATGCGGCTTCGCTTTTTGTGGAGATGATAGCTGTCACCGGAAAGTCGCCCTCGCAGTTTATGGACGAGCTGGTAGAAAAGTATGGGCGCTATGAGATGGTGGAGGCCAACCTGCGGTTTGCAGCGGAGAAAAAAGATGCCATCTATGAGCAGCTGATGGTGAAGCGGCAGCTGCCTGATTTTGGGCGGCCCATCCAAAGGACAAGCTATGAGGATGGCTGTAAGGTATATTTTGCGGACCGATCCTTTATTATCTGCCGGTTTTCCGGTACGGAGCCGCTGCTGCGGATTTTTGCGGAAAGCAATCGGAAGGACACGGCGGCGGATTATATTGAGCGCTTTAAGAAGCTGCTTGGCCTGTAA
- a CDS encoding TetR/AcrR family transcriptional regulator: MPPKAKFTKEEIIEAAFSLVKTEGIEALTSRELGSYLGSSARPIFTVFKSMEEVQQAVMEAAKTLYKKYVDKGLRQEHPFKGVGMQYILFSVEEPKLFQLLFMTEQKLRPNLSGVLPLIEESYQEILLSIQNEYDISESLAKRLYHHLWIYTHGIATLCATQMCYFTEDQLSSMLSEVFLSILKRMKE, encoded by the coding sequence ATGCCGCCAAAAGCGAAATTTACAAAGGAGGAAATCATTGAAGCAGCCTTTAGCCTTGTTAAAACAGAGGGAATAGAAGCCTTAACTTCCAGAGAGCTGGGATCATACCTCGGCAGCTCGGCGAGACCGATCTTTACTGTATTTAAAAGCATGGAGGAAGTACAGCAGGCCGTGATGGAAGCAGCCAAGACGTTGTATAAAAAATATGTTGATAAAGGACTAAGGCAGGAGCATCCTTTTAAGGGTGTGGGGATGCAGTACATTCTTTTTTCGGTTGAGGAGCCCAAGCTTTTTCAGCTTTTGTTTATGACAGAACAAAAGCTGAGGCCGAATCTATCGGGGGTACTGCCTTTGATCGAGGAAAGCTATCAGGAGATTCTTCTGTCAATTCAGAATGAGTATGATATCAGCGAATCTTTAGCAAAACGGCTGTATCACCACCTCTGGATCTATACGCATGGGATTGCCACGCTCTGTGCTACTCAGATGTGTTATTTTACAGAGGATCAGCTCAGCTCGATGCTTTCAGAGGTATTTCTCAGCATTTTGAAAAGGATGAAGGAGTAA
- a CDS encoding ABC transporter ATP-binding protein translates to MIEVKNIIKSYGNGASRFQVLQGISLEIKEGDFVVILGASGSGKSTLLNVISGLERPDSGSVLYDGTDITALSDHEVTAFRREQVGFIFQQYYLLPHMDVAQNVKMGADLADNKTYKEIIEAVGLGEKLHKYPGELSGGEQQRVSVARALAKRPKVLFLDEPTGALDEQTGRQVLDYICTLKNQHAFTVVMVTHNLNIAEMARTVVKMNSGKISDIYQNEIQKTAYEIGW, encoded by the coding sequence ATGATTGAAGTAAAAAACATTATAAAATCATACGGAAACGGAGCAAGCCGGTTTCAGGTGCTGCAGGGAATCAGTCTGGAGATTAAGGAAGGGGATTTTGTCGTGATTCTCGGAGCCTCGGGTTCGGGCAAATCTACTCTTTTGAATGTGATCTCAGGACTTGAACGCCCCGACAGCGGCAGCGTGCTATATGACGGGACAGATATTACAGCGCTTTCTGATCATGAAGTAACAGCGTTTCGCAGGGAGCAGGTTGGATTCATTTTTCAGCAGTATTATCTGCTGCCGCATATGGATGTGGCTCAAAATGTGAAAATGGGTGCAGATCTGGCGGATAACAAAACGTATAAGGAAATAATCGAAGCAGTTGGGCTTGGGGAGAAGCTGCATAAGTATCCGGGTGAGCTTTCGGGCGGCGAGCAGCAGCGGGTTTCTGTGGCCAGAGCATTAGCTAAAAGGCCTAAAGTGTTATTTCTCGATGAGCCAACAGGAGCGCTCGATGAACAAACGGGGAGGCAGGTGCTGGATTATATCTGTACATTAAAAAATCAACATGCTTTTACAGTTGTCATGGTGACGCATAATCTGAATATCGCGGAGATGGCTAGGACGGTTGTCAAAATGAACAGCGGCAAAATATCGGATATCTATCAAAACGAAATTCAAAAGACGGCTTATGAGATTGGATGGTGA